In the genome of Lathyrus oleraceus cultivar Zhongwan6 chromosome 4, CAAS_Psat_ZW6_1.0, whole genome shotgun sequence, the window aatttttaattttataaattttgaaaacaaaaaaactgtttttaaaaaCTAAATCAAACACACCCTTATTCTTTTATTTTGTGAAACAGGACAAGAGGATTATAACAGATTAAGACCTTTGAGTTATCGTGGTGCCGATGTTTTCATTCTGGCTTTCTCCCTCATTAGCAAGGCCAGTTATGAAAATGTTTCCAAAAAGGTACTTATCCCACTGTGTTTCAGAGTTTATGCTCCTAGCGTCCCGTGAATTTAAAAATGCGCTTTTGCAGATTTCCTATTTTAAGAATGTGAGTTAATTCTATAAACTAGATTGACTGGTATActgtttattttaattataaattGATGATAAATTTCATATGTGCTTTATACGAATGTGAGGTTTCTTTATAAACTGGAATGAAGGTATACTGTTTAAATTAGTCACAAGATGATAAATTTCATATGTGCTGTTTCCTTTCCAGTGGATTCCAGAGTTAAAGCATTATGCACCTGGTGTTCCCATTATACTGGTTGGCACTAAGCTTGGTAAGTTTATTTCTTCCTAATGTAACATCTGATACTGTAATATCATGCATTAGTCAGTTGCTTCCTTGTAGCGTATTAATTTATATCAATCACTATTTGTGCTATGAAATCGTATGTTCTTAATTCTATGGATTCCATGATCCATGAATGCTGCTTTCAGATACTTGCAAATTATGTGTTGTCACGAGATACTTGTTTCATAATTCTTTTTATGTTGATATTATAACCGAGGAACGGTAATACTAAAGAGAAACTCCTTTATTCTGGTAAAGGCCTTTATTTTGCTAAAGGGGTGAAGAATTGTTTTATTGCTTCATCTTGTGCCTTTTTTTCTTCTCTTCTAAGCTTTCATTTCAATTTATTCTTCCAATGCTTCTTCCAATTTATTCTAAGCTCATGCTTTTTGTTGGATATTCTTCTTCTTTCTTGTATCTATTTACCAAGATGTTTAGTATGGTGGGGATTTTCCTAAATTGACATTTGCTGCTAATACTTGTTAATTAGTACAGTTTACACATGGCCGTTCTTATTTAAGGTTTAGATGTTGAACAATATGTATATTCGATGATTTCTGTTTTCTTTTGTCTCATATAAAGACACCAGATGGAAAGATTTGGCAGTCTAGTACAATGCTAGAGTTAGCTATCAAGCTTGACTATGTGCTTGCGTTTAGAAAGTAGGAAGTTTTTTGTCAAATGCAATAGCACAATTTGAAAGTTGTTAATTTGGAATTTTGTTTGGACTACCGCATTGTTCTCATCAGAAGTGTATTAGTATTTGACATTAATCCTGTGCAAGATTTAATGCCTTGCACTCAGAATTGTAATTCACAGTTCAGTTTTTTTATTGGTGCTGTGTGCACGAGTAGATTCGATACTTTTGAATCACATGTAAATAACTTCCACTGCATTGTTTGTTCTATTTAGGGGATAAATAATTGTGTCAACAGTCTTCGTGATGTGCATATTCTATTATGTGTTTTGTCAAATAAGAATTATTTCTTTACCATCTTGTGATTCGAAATGAGACAGATCTTCGGGATGACAAGCAGTTCTTTGTTGACCATCCTGGTGCTGTGCCCATTACCACTGCTCAGGTGAATATTATGCTTCTGGTGTTTCTTTAATTGCTTTAGGAAATCAAATCTAAAACTTGCATATCTTCTTGAAGGGAGAAGAGCTTAGGAAGCTGATCAATGCACCTGCTTATATTGAATGCAGTTCGAAATCACAGCAGGTACATAATCGAATCTATTCTTGTACACGACGGTTAATTTAATTACTACGTTTTAAATTCATGTATGGTCTTTACTGCAGAATGTGAAAGCAGTGTTTGATGCAGCCATAAGAGTTGTCCTTCAACCACCTAagcaaaagaaaaagaagagtAAAGCACAAAAGGCCTGTTCGATATTGTGATTTGCTAGGTTGGTCTAAAAATTTGACAACCATTTCTCCAATCTGTAATTCTCtcctcttcttcattttcttcattCCTACGCAGTTGAAGAAGTTGGAGTCTATGTGGGTGTTCGTTCGTCTAACATACTCTAGATCTCCTTGAAGCATTAAGGTGGTTGATGCTTTGTTTTTCTTGGAATTATTGTGAATTCTAATTGTCAAATTTGCATTTCATGGTTCCCACCTTTTTCTTAACTTACGTTTTATGTATTAATAGACTGGAATGTCCCAGTTAGGATGACTACCTTGTTTGCTTGAAGATATATATAATATCTAAATTATTTTGTATTTCGTAATAATGTTTGATGTGTGCAAAGATTTCTAGCTATTCTTAGTTGTCATTTGGTTGTTCAATAGTGAGTGAGTGTTGTCTCTTTCTTTCCTAGATctgtttttgttgtttttgaaAACAAATGTGTTGTGTTTAATGGCAGGTCTGTGATATTGAACCAAACTTGTTTACAGCTGAGGCAGAAATacaaaaatacaaagaaaaaaaCTATTTTACTGGGTAAAAGTTTTTTTGGTTAATGCTTCACGTGGGTACATAACATAGTTTGCATTCTTAATGTTGGTTAAGTTAATTAACACTAATAGTTGAAATT includes:
- the LOC127074721 gene encoding rac-like GTP-binding protein RHO1 — translated: MSASRFIKCVTVGDGAVGKTCLLISYTSNTFPTDYVPTVFDNFSANVVVNGSTVNLGLWDTAGQEDYNRLRPLSYRGADVFILAFSLISKASYENVSKKWIPELKHYAPGVPIILVGTKLDLRDDKQFFVDHPGAVPITTAQGEELRKLINAPAYIECSSKSQQNVKAVFDAAIRVVLQPPKQKKKKSKAQKACSIL